The Desulfurobacteriaceae bacterium genomic sequence CCACATGAGAACTGTAAGTCCTACTGCTACCCACAAAGTATATCCCTTTCTATTTCTTGGGTTGTACACTCCGAGGGGAATACCTATTAAAGCAACAATAATAGGTAAAAGCGGTATGGAAAACTTTGTGTAAAAATCTACTAAGTAGTTCCTTGCATCGTAACCAATTCTTTCCATTTGCTTTATTATTTTATAAAGAGAAAAAGCGTTGATTGTATCAGACTCTATACGCTTAAGGATGAGATCTTTTTTGTCTATTCCTAGTTTTATTTTTCTTTCTTTAAAGGACTTAGTTTCAAATTTTGTTAACTCTCTTTCAAAGCCTTTTTCCAACTTCCAAATACCATTCTCAATGTATTTAGCATACATTGCATCTATTCGTTTTGATGGAATAAACTCTTTATTAAGGAAGAAAATAGATATTTTTTCAGCTATAAAAGATGACGGATTAAGTTTTCCTATAAATACGAATGTGTTGGATTCATTTTTAAACCAGATGGAATTTCCTAAAAGTTTTAAATTCTTCTTTTTTTTAACCTTATACTTAATTTCTTTAGAAAGATAAGTGGTTTTGGGGACAACAAGCTCGTTAACTGAAAAAGAACAGAGAGATATCAAAGCTGAAAAAATCAGTATTGGCACTGAGACTCTGTATATGCTTATTCCCAAGGCTTTTATCACAGTTAGTTCCCTTGAAGCGGAAAGGTTTGAGAGGACAGTTATCACAGATATCAAGACGGCAATTGGGATTAACCTTACAAGGTAGAGAGGAATCCTGTAAAGTACGTACATTATTCCCTGTTTTGTTCCCAGTTCTATGTTGCTAACAAAGTCAATCATAAAGAAAAGAACAAGGAATACCAAAAGAGTTAGAGAAAAATATTTAAGAGTTTCTGTGAAAATGTACCTGTCCAGTATTTTTACCATCTTCCACCAACTGAAAGTTTTCCTCTCTCTTTAACTACGAAGCTGTAAAGGAAAATTCCGAATACTAGAAGTAAAACATCTGGTAGTAAAAGAAGGAGGAAAAATCCGGTCTGAAGAGCTATTTTTTCCGCTACTGTATAGAGAATATAATAAATAACCATTATAAGAAGGCCTGCTACTATTCCAAGTCCTAAAGAACCTCTAGGAATAAGAAGGCTTACTGAAAATGCCAAGATTCCCATAAAGAAAGGAACAACAGCAAGTCCTAGTCTTTTGAAAAGCTCAACTTTTGCTTTTAAGGACTTACTGGACATTAGAACAGGTAGAGTTTTATACTTGGGGGCTTCAAACTTTTCTCTTTCCTTGAATCTATAAAGCTTTATTGTGTAATTTTTAAACTCCAGAACTCTTAAGTTTTTTAAGTTTTCCCATTTTAAAACTTGAGCAGTTCCATCTTGAATATCTAAGAATACAGTATTATCCTTTGTTCTTAAGATTCCTTTCTTAGCAAAGATTGTCATTAGTTCCTCTTTCTTTACCAGTGAAACCATAAAGTTCTCTAAGTATCCTCTTTGAGGATAAACTTTTTCAGCGTAAAAAGTTACGCCAGGAAAGTTAGAAACGAAACTTTTTGAAGATATACTTAGAGTAATCTTCTTCTTTACAAGTTCTTCGACTTC encodes the following:
- a CDS encoding LptF/LptG family permease, which produces MKIKIIHRYITFEILRVFFFTLGLFIFVVLMDRASAIAKTVLGQGISIFDFLSVLIKGVPNIFGITIPMSFILAVLIVFIQLENNNELVALKSCGVSAKDLSKPVFALGVLLSIFSFYSLMFMMPKSNIAMKKEVEELVKKKITLSISSKSFVSNFPGVTFYAEKVYPQRGYLENFMVSLVKKEELMTIFAKKGILRTKDNTVFLDIQDGTAQVLKWENLKNLRVLEFKNYTIKLYRFKEREKFEAPKYKTLPVLMSSKSLKAKVELFKRLGLAVVPFFMGILAFSVSLLIPRGSLGLGIVAGLLIMVIYYILYTVAEKIALQTGFFLLLLLPDVLLLVFGIFLYSFVVKERGKLSVGGRW
- a CDS encoding LptF/LptG family permease yields the protein MVKILDRYIFTETLKYFSLTLLVFLVLFFMIDFVSNIELGTKQGIMYVLYRIPLYLVRLIPIAVLISVITVLSNLSASRELTVIKALGISIYRVSVPILIFSALISLCSFSVNELVVPKTTYLSKEIKYKVKKKKNLKLLGNSIWFKNESNTFVFIGKLNPSSFIAEKISIFFLNKEFIPSKRIDAMYAKYIENGIWKLEKGFERELTKFETKSFKERKIKLGIDKKDLILKRIESDTINAFSLYKIIKQMERIGYDARNYLVDFYTKFSIPLLPIIVALIGIPLGVYNPRNRKGYTLWVAVGLTVLMWIIISFFINLGKSGVLPPIYAAFAPQVMFLAVGLWLLARTDT